From a region of the Acidobacteriota bacterium genome:
- a CDS encoding radical SAM protein: MQKKDVLNAWGRILQGHAPSLSIEITRQCPLRCPGCYAYEPEHLHQLGPLRDLADYKGKELVDNILKLVDRHRPLHLSIVGGEPLVRHRELNDLLPKLSERGVVVQLVTSAVREIPKAWNKINQLHFVVSIDGLQPDHDVRRAPATYERILKNIKDQTIIVHCTITNQMAGKYNYFDDFLTFWSNQPEVRKIWFSLFTPQMGDTCEEILPQATRTTVLDELAGLRGKFPKLDLPDIMLKGYHTPPSSPEECIFAKTTLNYTADLKSKITPCQFGGNPDCSQCGCVASAGLKGIGDYRLFNLVSLKTMFKASSKVGQLNQKFFPSPELAVSEK, from the coding sequence ATGCAGAAAAAGGATGTTCTGAACGCCTGGGGGCGCATTTTACAAGGGCACGCTCCATCACTCTCAATTGAAATCACACGTCAATGCCCGCTTCGGTGCCCGGGTTGCTACGCCTATGAGCCTGAACACCTGCACCAGCTTGGACCGTTGCGCGATCTGGCTGATTACAAAGGAAAAGAGCTGGTTGATAACATTTTGAAGCTGGTTGACCGCCATCGTCCGCTGCATCTCTCGATTGTTGGCGGCGAGCCGCTGGTTCGCCATCGGGAACTCAATGACCTGCTACCGAAATTAAGCGAGCGGGGAGTTGTCGTGCAACTTGTCACCAGCGCGGTCCGGGAAATTCCCAAAGCCTGGAATAAGATCAATCAATTGCACTTCGTGGTGTCAATTGACGGATTGCAGCCCGATCACGATGTGCGCCGGGCACCGGCCACCTATGAACGGATTCTGAAGAACATCAAAGATCAGACCATCATCGTGCACTGCACCATCACCAACCAGATGGCCGGCAAGTACAATTATTTTGATGATTTTCTGACGTTTTGGTCGAACCAACCCGAAGTTCGAAAAATCTGGTTCAGTCTCTTCACTCCCCAGATGGGTGATACCTGTGAAGAAATCCTGCCTCAAGCAACCCGAACCACTGTGCTCGACGAACTGGCTGGCCTGCGTGGCAAATTCCCCAAACTTGATCTGCCCGACATTATGCTCAAGGGCTATCACACACCGCCGAGCTCGCCCGAAGAATGTATCTTCGCCAAAACCACGCTCAACTATACCGCCGACCTCAAAAGCAAAATCACACCTTGCCAGTTTGGCGGCAACCCGGATTGCTCACAGTGCGGCTGCGTGGCTTCCGCCGGATTAAAAGGCATCGGCGACTATCGGCTGTTTAATCTGGTGTCTTTAAAGACTATGTTCAAAGCTTCGTCCAAGGTCGGACAACTCAATCAGAAATTCTTTCCTTCGCCGGAGCTTGCGGTCAGCGAAAAATAG
- a CDS encoding class I SAM-dependent methyltransferase, translating to MPAMDYSRVAHYYDSYVQTSLDVNFFLQESKNATRVLELMSGTGRLSLPLIEAGVNLTCVDSSPEMLAILRQKLIQQNLQADVFEMDVCQMALAGEFDLIVIPFHSFAEILDPPDQRRALGEIFRLLSPSGRFICTLHNPPVRLKSVDGKVTFLGKHTLPDDAGTLLLSTVQQYEPLMQRVKGAQFYELYDTSGVMQSKWFVDLEFYLHQREGFLKLVQSVGFSMLNLYGDYSHSAFVENSSPFMLWVLGKAPQPTT from the coding sequence ATGCCCGCTATGGATTACTCGCGCGTGGCGCACTACTACGACTCATATGTCCAGACCAGCCTGGACGTTAATTTTTTCCTTCAGGAATCAAAAAACGCCACCCGTGTGCTTGAATTGATGTCAGGCACCGGGCGGCTTTCCCTGCCGCTCATTGAAGCCGGGGTCAACCTGACCTGTGTTGATAGCTCGCCGGAAATGCTGGCGATTCTGCGCCAGAAACTAATTCAGCAAAACCTCCAGGCGGACGTGTTTGAGATGGATGTGTGTCAGATGGCACTCGCCGGAGAATTTGACCTGATTGTCATTCCTTTTCATTCATTTGCTGAAATTCTGGACCCACCGGACCAGCGGCGGGCACTCGGAGAAATCTTCCGCCTACTTTCCCCATCCGGGCGGTTTATCTGCACGCTTCACAATCCACCCGTCAGACTCAAATCGGTTGACGGCAAAGTGACGTTTCTCGGCAAACACACACTTCCTGATGATGCGGGAACGCTCTTGCTTTCCACCGTGCAACAATATGAGCCTTTAATGCAACGGGTGAAAGGTGCCCAGTTTTATGAATTGTATGACACCAGCGGCGTGATGCAGTCAAAGTGGTTCGTAGACCTTGAATTTTACCTGCATCAGCGTGAAGGATTCTTGAAACTGGTTCAAAGCGTAGGGTTCTCAATGCTCAACCTGTACGGCGATTATTCGCATTCCGCCTTTGTCGAAAACTCAAGCCCCTTCATGCTTTGGGTGTTAGGAAAAGCACCTCAGCCAACTACATGA